Below is a genomic region from Nitrospirota bacterium.
TTCTTTTTATTGCCAAATGCATTAAATTCCTCAAGAAGACTTCCGACTGCACTGTATACCCTTACCCTCGATGGGTTCTGCTTGCCTGTGTCACCAATAACGAGCTCTGCTATAGCATCCATATCAGTGTCACCTGCTGATATAACGAGGTCTTTGCCTGCTGATATAGTAAACTCACCTGCCAATGAGCCATCTGCCCTCAATGCCCTGACTGTAACGGTTTTTCCTGAAGGCTCAGGTGTTAAAGTAACTATGAGCTCATCAATTCCATCTCCATCAATATCGCCTCCTGTGATATCAACTGGTCTTCTGCTATCTACAGGGCTGATTGAGCCTTTCTGAACTATCTTCCACGCACCCATGCCTTTTTCGGTGCTGACTCCCCATATCCTTATATCAATATTCATAGACTCATTATCATCAGAGGGCTTGCCCTGCACAGTAAGAATCTCGGAGATGTCATCTCCATCTATATCACCTGAAGAGACATTCACCCCTGAGCCTTCAGGATATGCAAGGAAATAAACGCCTGTATCTATGACCTGACCACCTCTAAAGGCAAAAACCCTGATCTCTGATGGGTCTTCTTTCCCTGCCCTTCCAATAATAATCTCCTTTATACCATCTCCATTTAGGTCAGCAAGAGCTATGTCAGTGGACATCTCATCATCATCACAGTTATCATTACAGATAAATGCTTTAAAGGCAAGCCCTACTATGGAAGTTCCATCAGCCTTATAACCTCTAATAATTCCATCTGTGCCTGAAGTCAGGATATCGTCTTTTCCATCTCCATCAACATCACCAACTACTATCTGTGAGCCTGCCTCACCCTCTTCCTTAAGCTCTACTACAAATGAGTTCAGGAGATCTCCTTTATGGCTAAAGAGTCTGACCTCATCAGTTATGGATTCAGGCCCCTTGCCCCTTACTGCTGCTATCTCCAATTGCCTCCTGAGGTCCTTATAATTACCTATAAACTCAATAACTCCACCACCTGCCACAAAAAGACTATATGATGGAGGGGTCTTGAAGCCCATTACCCTACCAAATGTAATTGTATATGTGCCCTCTGGAACATCTTCAACAATATAAGATGTTCCTGTACCTGAGTATGTTGCAGGACCTGTGATTGTATATGTTGCCTCATCGAGATTCGATATAACCTTCACTGTCCCGCCTTTTATATATGTCATGTCTACTTTTACAAAAGAAGGACTTCCTTCGGCACAACCTGCATCCACCTTAATATTGCCTGTGTATTGACCACCAGCAAGTCCTGCCACATCCACCCATACATTTGACATCGCTAAGGTGTTTGATGGGCCCTTTGAAGGAGAGACCTTTAGCCAGCTACTGTCTGAGGATGCAGTCCATTCAAGCTGGTTACTCGTATCTCCTTTAAGCTCTATGTTTATAGACTCAGAAGGGGGTATGATGCTTCCCTTTACGAGGAATGAAAGGGATGTTGGATTTACAGAAAGAACTGGAGGAGGAAGAACCTCAACTGTAACTGGAATACTTTCCGATGCACCCTGAGAGGAAACAGTTATAGAGCCTCTGTAAGTGCCAACGCTTAAGCCACTTATGTTTACCGAGACACCTATATCCTCAAATGAACCTCCAGAAATCTGCCCTGATGACTGAGATAAAGTTATCCATGACAAATCGGAGCTTACTGTCCAGTCTAAAACCCCTTTGCCCTTATTGGCTATCAATAGCTTCTGGGAAGAAGTTCCTGCTCCACAATTAGAGCCTTTAAAGGAAAGCGACAATGGGCTTAGCTCCATCTTCACAAAATCATCTATCCCTATCGTGGCAATCTTACTGCCTTCCTTGTCAAGCACATAGAGGATTTTGTTTCCGCCCATTGCTATCCCAAATGGCTTATTCATTTGAACTCCTGCACCAAAAGAGCATACATAGCTGTTGTTAGTGTCAAAGACAAATGTCTGAAAGCCTAATGCATCCGAGATGTATACCCTATCTGAGGAATCAAGGAGAATGCCTCTCGGCGAAACCATCAGTCCGCCTGTCTCAACCGCATCCGAGTAGAACTTTCTTATTAGACTGCCGCTTTGAGAAAAGACATATACACCTGCAGGTGCCTTTGACACTGCATATATATTGCCTGTAGATGGCTCTACTGTAAGCCATATAGGCGAAAAATTAGCGTCAGCCTTAATGTTAGATAAATACCCTCCCTCTTTGTCATACACACGAATGCTTCCCCACTTGGGGTCAGATACATAAATCCTTCCTGATGAAACAGCAACCAAAGAGCCATATCTTATGCCTGTGTTTACCACCTTCTTTACCTTGAGGTCTGCCCCGTATATCGTTAGCTTTCCACTAAGGGATGTGACATAAAGCCCATTGCCGTCAACTGCTATGCCGAGGGGCTTTCTGTGCCCTATCCTGCCTATGAGCCTTCCTGACTGGCTGTATATCTTAATCCTGTTCTTTACACCTTCTGTAACATAAAGATTGCCATTTGAGTCAATGGCTATCGAGGATGGGTCGGTCAAATTAGTGATGGAAGAAAGAGGAGTCACATCCGGACATATTGCAGATGATGCAGATGCCGTGACAATTAAACTGAGGATTAAAAATGCGGTTATGAATGCCCCTCTTTTATCCATAAAATTCCCTTCTCTGACTGCTCCAAACCATATGTTCTCCAAATATCTCATGTTATATAACAAATGTCAATATGGGGTTTTAACCCACATAATAGTCATATTTGTGGCTTTTGACGCAAAGTTCTCCATCCATGCCTCTCTAACTCCGCATAAATGCGGTATAAATTCTATTTCACTAAATTATAATTGCAAAAGGTGTGCCAGAACCCTCGATGTCATTCCGACTTGTCCCTTGCATGTCATCATTCTTGCTTGTCCTTCGATGTCATTCTGGCTTGTCCAGAATCCTTCTTTTGATTCCAAACAACTCAGAAGGACTCCTGACAAGCAGGAGTGACAAAAAGAAGGATTCCCGACGCGCTTCGCTTGCGGGAATGACATATGGGAGGTAAGCAGGAATGATACCATGAAAAAAATATGCACATCCATATTACAAAATTGAGATGGACATTAACGGGTTACTTCACATGACAGTTGAGGCAGAGACCGCTTCCTTTGTTTGGAATAACAAGAAATGGATACTGGGGAGTGTCTGCATACTCGTTATGCACATCATGGCATGTAGAGCATTCCATGCTGTTTAGCTTAGAAGGGTCTGTTGGGTTGGGGAAAAGCCTTACAGAGGTATGATTGACATAACCTGAACCTGAGACAGTAGCTCTTAAAGATTTTGCATCAACATCAGGATGAGTAGTGTCAGAAGGATAGTCAAAGCTTATTGGATGGTCATTCGATAGATTAAGCGTATCGCCGGGGTTAACCCTTTCTCCTATATTAGGTCCCCAGCCATAGGTTGAGTCTCCGGTGTACACATCTTTAAACCTTGTTGGGCCTCCTGGCTCAACAGGCTCTAATGAAGGTGGTTGTCCATCCACAACCTCAGAGGGATTATTTACAAGAACATTGAGTGCATTTATTCCATCATGACAGCTTAGACAAAGAAGGGAATATATCCTTATCTCATAGATATTTACATTTAAGGTCGATGATGTATAAGGTAAAAACTCTGTCTGGTTTGAAAGTCCCCTGTTCCAGAGAAGAAGAGAAGGTGTGCCTGTTCCTTCTTGGTACTGATTGGTGGTGTTATAAACAGTCCCTGTCCTTATTATTAATTCCGGAGCAGTAGCATTCTGGATATTCTGTCTTGCCCTGTGAGGCGTATGGCAGAAAACACATACCTGCTCAGTCTCAAATGTAAATTTGGAAGTTCCAGAAATAGAAAGGTCATGTTTACTTTCAAACACGCCGGAGTGTGAAATGCCGCTATAGAGTGCCAAAATGCACAGAATTGTAATACTAATTAACCCTATCGAGGACCTAATTTTCATAAAACCCTATGATAATTCAAATTTTTAAGAATCTCCATAATATTTAAAAGCAATTATTATGCCGAATTACCATCCTTCTGGCAGTTCTGTGCCATCGGCTCTAAAGACGCCATTGATATTATGGTCAATGTCATGGCATCTAAGGTAGCACCTTATGCTCTGGCTATCGTACTGTATCGGACTACCTGTATTTGAAAAGCCAACGAGCCTACTTATATCCTCGATGTCTCTTACATAGTCGTTGTAATCGCTGAATCTTATGAGGTGCTTTCCTCTTTCTATTCCATGTGAGACATGGCATGTATAGCACGATGTAGATGCTGTAAGGATATGAAGGCTGTGCTTTCTAAAGCCCTCGTCACCGAGGATGCTTCTTCTGTCATGGCACATATAGCAAAGCTCGTATGCCTTTGGGGACTCAAGCCCCTCGTATGTCCTGTATTCAGCCTTTAGGATTGGTGCATAGTCAGAGCCATGCGGGCCTTGTGCTCCGATTGGGTCGTTATTTCCGTGACAATCTGTGCAGGCTATCATGGAATTGACATTTAGCTCCCTTATAAGGGAGGGTACGAATTTATTTCTTCCTGTAAGCTCAACTGGGTGGTATGAATCGTTGAATGGGTCAAACTCCTGCCTTTTGTTTTTTGCACCTGAAGGACGGTTTGCACTATCTGAATGGCAGAGATAGCAGAGCTCATACTCAAAAGATGCCCTATTTAATCTCATTCGGGTTCTCGAAAATCCCCTTGCTCCCTGCCATGGCTTTTTTGGTGTCGAGACATGCGAGACATGGCAGTCAAAGCACGAGACATGCCTTGGTGCAGTAGGCAGTTTCTCAGGCAAATCCTCTCCTCTAAAATGATATTTAGTCGTTTCCTGTATCGGGTGCTTTGAAAACTTCGTAAAAACCGTTTCTACATCCGCCTTTGCCTTTCCTCTCGAGAAAAAGCCATGGCACTCATAGCAGATCTCTCCTTTTGACCTTTTAAGAAGAGGCGTGCCTGGAACTCCAGAGACCTTATGACAGCCCGCACATCCTTCTGGGTTCCTCTCCTCGCTCATATGGGAGGCGGATTCCTCTTCTATCCACGGAGGAGCTGCCCATGCAAGGACAGCTATAAGGCAAAGGATTAACGAGCTTGACAATATCCCCTGCAAAGATTTCATTGCCACCTCCTTAGTCCCGAATGGTCGGGATTAGTCCCCTCCTAAGAATTGAAATACCTGAATCCTCATATTCAAGCTGTCCGATACGAATATCCTGTTTTTAGAGTCAACATATAGCCCTGTGGGCAGAACAAAGTCTCCATAAAACTGTCCATTCTTTCCAAAAAAAAGAAGAAGCCTTCCTTCCCTGTCGAAAATCTGAACCATATCCTGCGCAGAGTCAGCCACATATATATGGCCTTCTCTGTCAACCGATATACCCTTAATCTTGTCAAAACTTCCAAATGAATCTCCAATCACGCCAAATGCATTAATCAGCTTACCTGTTGGAGAGAATATCTGAACCCTAAAGTTAAGAGTATCGGAAACATAGACAAAACCATCCTTATCAACTGCTATAAATGTGGGATAGTGAAGACTCCCCGGTGCATCGCCCTTCTCACCAAAACTGTCTCCTCTTTTGCCATCTTTATCATAAATATAAATCTTATGTGCCCATGTGTCAGAGACATATATCCGATTTGAAGATATCGCTATGCCAGTGGGCCTTTTAAATTCGCCCTCGAAGAATTTGATAAACTTGCCTCTGCCATTGAAGATACAGACCTTTCTCAGGTCCGAGTCCGTGATATAGATTCTGCCCCCGTCTGCAACCACTGCCATTGGACTTATTAGGTCAGTTTTGCCTGCTGTGTCTATGGTAAAGGAATGGTTGTTTTTTAGATCTATAACATTCACCCTCGCTGCCTCGGGGTCTGCTATATAAAGGACATCGTCTTTGTCCACAAAGACTCCATATGGACCAATAAGTATGTCCGAGTATCTTGGGTTTTCGATGTCATAGTCGATCTCGCCTGTAAGAAGCCTTATAAATGGACTTTCTGTCTCTCCGCCCCTAATCCTCTGAAGGCTCCATAGGTATTTTATTCGGGGTTTTTGAGGAGGACCTGGCCAGACGATACCCTCTGTGAAGGTGTAATCTATCAGTGCCTTCGATGGTGCACACGAAAACACAAATCCAACGAGCAGGGTAAGGCTTATGACTTTTAGTATCCTTATCATTTTATATAAATCTCAATCTTCGAGCCTGCCTTCAGGTCTCCTATAAATGCATCATGGATGGCTTTTAGTTTTTTCTCTAAAAGCTGTCCTTGTATCTTCTGGGAGACATCCTCGAGACTCAGTTGTTCGGGCTGTTTTTCCTCCTCGACTTTAATTATGTGATAGCCGTATATGGTCTCTATTACATCGCTTACAGAGCCAACTGGAAGGCTAAATGCAATTTCATTAAGCGGGCTCTCGAGCCTTCCTCTGTGGATGATGCCAAAATCTCCTCCTTTTACCCTATATGGGTCATCCGAATAATCCCATGCAAGCTGGGCAAAGTCCTCGCCTGCTTTTATCTTCTGGAGGACCTCCTCTGCCACTTTCTTTTTG
It encodes:
- a CDS encoding SBBP repeat-containing protein, producing MDKRGAFITAFLILSLIVTASASSAICPDVTPLSSITNLTDPSSIAIDSNGNLYVTEGVKNRIKIYSQSGRLIGRIGHRKPLGIAVDGNGLYVTSLSGKLTIYGADLKVKKVVNTGIRYGSLVAVSSGRIYVSDPKWGSIRVYDKEGGYLSNIKADANFSPIWLTVEPSTGNIYAVSKAPAGVYVFSQSGSLIRKFYSDAVETGGLMVSPRGILLDSSDRVYISDALGFQTFVFDTNNSYVCSFGAGVQMNKPFGIAMGGNKILYVLDKEGSKIATIGIDDFVKMELSPLSLSFKGSNCGAGTSSQKLLIANKGKGVLDWTVSSDLSWITLSQSSGQISGGSFEDIGVSVNISGLSVGTYRGSITVSSQGASESIPVTVEVLPPPVLSVNPTSLSFLVKGSIIPPSESINIELKGDTSNQLEWTASSDSSWLKVSPSKGPSNTLAMSNVWVDVAGLAGGQYTGNIKVDAGCAEGSPSFVKVDMTYIKGGTVKVISNLDEATYTITGPATYSGTGTSYIVEDVPEGTYTITFGRVMGFKTPPSYSLFVAGGGVIEFIGNYKDLRRQLEIAAVRGKGPESITDEVRLFSHKGDLLNSFVVELKEEGEAGSQIVVGDVDGDGKDDILTSGTDGIIRGYKADGTSIVGLAFKAFICNDNCDDDEMSTDIALADLNGDGIKEIIIGRAGKEDPSEIRVFAFRGGQVIDTGVYFLAYPEGSGVNVSSGDIDGDDISEILTVQGKPSDDNESMNIDIRIWGVSTEKGMGAWKIVQKGSISPVDSRRPVDITGGDIDGDGIDELIVTLTPEPSGKTVTVRALRADGSLAGEFTISAGKDLVISAGDTDMDAIAELVIGDTGKQNPSRVRVYSAVGSLLEEFNAFGNKKNISGVKVSLGELGY